A segment of the Brienomyrus brachyistius isolate T26 chromosome 4, BBRACH_0.4, whole genome shotgun sequence genome:
GGTTATCATGAAGATGCCGGAGTCATCTGCTCAGGTAGGACGCATGTACTGTTAGACATGCTGCACAAATGACTTGCTTTTAACCAGAAACGAGTATCTCAAAGAAGCCTTTAACAGTCCAGCTTCATTCCTAAGtttctgaacaaaaaaaaatctttttagaAGGATTGACTCTGTTTAGATAaattttaagtgcttaaatttgtgaattatatttatataattatagGTTATACAGATGGAATATAATTTGAAGTTTTGTGGTGTTATTGGTCAAATGGTATAATTAGTTTTAGATTACAATAAATAACattctcatccatccatctattttctatcTGCTGGTCCTGATCAGCGTTACAGAATTTACAGAAGGTACAGCagcataaaatgtaaaacaatacaatacaataggaATATGAAAGGCACAATGTAGCCAAAAGTGGGgcattgggaaaaaaaaacaacccatGCAAATGTGTGGCGATCCATAACTCCAGGCCGTTTGGCAgtaagaggtcagaggtcaggaaGGAGACACATTGTTGAGTCTAATGGCAGCTGGCAGACATGGCCACAGGTAGCACTCCCATTAATATTATTTCGAATAATTCAAATCGCGTTTTAAATTCATTattgtatgtgtggagtttgaatgttctctacatgtcatcatggggtttcctccaggtactccggtttccctgcataatccaaaaacatgccaaattgcccgtaggtatacatgtgtgtgtgaatggtgtgtgagtgtccccTGCGTTAAGGTGGTGcagcctgggttgttccctccaGCCTTtgggatagactctggaccccctcaaccctgaacaggacagcagttacagaagacagatggatggacctTGATGAAGCATGAAGCATGGTATCCTAGAGGttgaaaaaatgcaaatgtataaTTTTAACCTGCAAGGAAAAATATCTGCTTGCTTCAGCATATCACCTGAGTaatgaattaaaaaattaaTCATCCACATGCATCTTGATATTATATTGCCTTCCATAATATTGTATATTTTCCAGGAGCTTTGGATATAAACTGTCCAGTGAGTCCAGTCTGTGCTGTGACGGGATCTACTGTGGTGATTCCCTGTGAATATGCTTATCTACAGTCCCTCAGAGTGGTGACATTCATGTGGTGTCGTAATGATCACTGTGAACCCTCAACACTTGTCTGTCGCAGTGATAGTACAAACATTAATGCTCACCACTGGGGCAGAGCAGAGTGTTTTGGGGATAGAGTGAAGAACTATGCATTAGAGATAAAGGACATTAAATACACTGATGCTGGAGTTTATAAATTAGGGTTTACATCCGGTTACGATACACAAATATGGGTTACTGGGCCTGGAGTGACTCTTCAAGTAGGTGGTAAGTCCTGCTTAAACACTTTTAATGAATGCTGTCATTAAACATAACAATTCAATGTATTCTAATGAAAGTAATGAAATAAACTCTTCATTCTAAAGGTGCTGTTCTATAAGAGTCATTTTTAAATGATACAGAATGGATCATGAGTAggttaacatttaaaaaagtGAGAAGTCATCTAGTAGTTCTGTGTTTTGACGCTAAATTTACTCGTGAAAAGGGCGAGAATCAGTGAATGAAAAATTAAGTATGGATTTCTGCAGAATTAAAGGTAACCCCATCTAAAAGAGTGAGGGAAGGAGTTTCTGTGAATCTGACATGTAACACGAAGAGTTACTGCTGGCGATGATCATAAACAAACAGCAGAATATCAGAAAGGAGATTAAACCATTCAGAAGCTCAGAAGCTAACTGCACTGCAAAGCATGAGATGTGTTTCTGAACAATGCTTATTGCTAGTTTTAGGATTTATTCTCTTTGCCGTTTTAGGTGTCATGATAGAAATGCCTCAAATACAAATGCAGAAAATGCCTATTACTAATTCTTTATACTGTACAATTTCAGAATTAAAGGTTGTGATGACTCCATCTGCTGGAAGTAGAACATTGAGAGAAGGGGAGTCTGTGAATCTGAGATGTGATACAGAGAGCTGCTCTCTCAGCCAATCGAAATTCACCTGGTTTAAAgacaaccagccaatcacagagacAACGTCCACACTTCACTTCAGTCCTGTCTGCAAATATCACTCTGGAAAATACTCATGTGCATTGAAAGACAGTAAAGTGTCTAACAAAATGGATTTAATTGTTCAaggtaaaatgcatttttgtagCTTTTCTTCTTAAGTAAAATAGTATAAACAACATTGATTTAACTTTTCACTATGTTTTTTGCTGGTATTAGGTGGTGCATGGACTGTAGATTATCCAGAGAAAACCATATGTGCAGTAAGGGGATCAGCTGTGGTGATTCCATGTGAATATCATTATCCAAAGTCATACAGTGTGGAGTCCATGATGTGGAGCCATAACACAGGGGACTGCACTGGAAACTCATATGTCTGTCACAGTAATAATATAAACGTCAAATCTGAGTACAGGGGCAGAGCGCAGTGTTTGTGGGACAAAGTCAAGAACTGTATGTTAAAGATAAATGACATTACTGACACTGATGCCGGAGTGTATAGATTTAGGTTTACAACTAATGGGTGTGAACAGTGTGGTCAGCCTGGAGTAGCACTTCGTGTTGGTGGTGAGTCTATACTTGGTTGAAGTTTCACCAAAGTATTTGTATCACATAGCATAAACAAATTGCATTCTATGGCAGATGCCTATTTTCCTGTAGAAACCTTATAAACGACAGAATCAGTTACTGCTGGCGATGATCATTAACAAACAGCAGAATATCAGGAAGGAGATTAAACCATTCAGAAGAGAACTGCACTGCAAAGCATGAGATGTGTTTCTGAACAATGCTTATTGCTAGTTTTAGGATTTATTCTCTTTGCCGTTTTAGGTGTCGTGATAGAAATACCTCAAATACAAATGCAGAAAATGCCTATTACTAATTCCTTATACTGTACAATTTCAGAATTAAAGGTTGTGATGACTCCATCTGCTGGAAGTAGAACATTGAGAGAAGGGGAGTCTGTGAATCTGAGATGTGATATGGAGAGCTGCTCTCTCAGCCAATCGGATTTCACCTGGTTTAAAgacaaccagccaatcacagagacAACGTCCACACTTCACTTCAGTCCTGTCTGCAAATATCACTCTGGAAAATACTCATGTGCTTTGAAAGACAGTAAAGTGTCTAACAAA
Coding sequences within it:
- the LOC125740018 gene encoding sialoadhesin-like, with protein sequence MRMEICQFILPLSCLLLLTATSSVYSQCPVLSRSADMRLVDGGSRCAGIVEVLYCGQWSTVCNRGWGMLDAAEVCRRMSCGDAVATPGRAFFGAGTGWIKPQVCFEGWGPSAYCCGPYVCGGIVYPPCGYHEDAGVICSGALDINCPVSPVCAVTGSTVVIPCEYAYLQSLRVVTFMWCRNDHCEPSTLVCRSDSTNINAHHWGRAECFGDRVKNYALEIKDIKYTDAGVYKLGFTSGYDTQIWVTGPGVTLQVGELKVVMTPSAGSRTLREGESVNLRCDTESCSLSQSKFTWFKDNQPITETTSTLHFSPVCKYHSGKYSCALKDSKVSNKMDLIVQGGAWTVDYPEKTICAVRGSAVVIPCEYHYPKSYSVESMMWSHNTGDCTGNSYVCHSNNINVKSEYRGRAQCLWDKVKNCMLKINDITDTDAGVYRFRFTTNGCEQCGQPGVALRVGELKVVMTSSGGSSALREGDSVNLTCDMESCSPSQSEFTWFKDNQPITETWSTLHFNPVSYHHAGKYSCALKGYRGTLSNPILLLLQSNGNPMTVILVVLGVLLSVLPIIICIIWRTIKLLCNRGGNRGGNKQSCHSDSDNNTYAVIDVRKKSPEYNTLMTAANDRDPARQESHPVYRNMMK